In one Nitrososphaera viennensis EN76 genomic region, the following are encoded:
- a CDS encoding restriction endonuclease subunit S produces the protein MTVIKEIVYPYLTSTGIYDLPHDWLVTDIDSVITNIQSGFASGERDPNGVVQMRMNNITSDGQLNFEELLKVPKPPDLAEYDIKKDDILFNNTNSLDLIGKTAIARDDLEYTFSNHITRIRVDKNKVIPYWLYLILLRYRERSVFKSICNTHVGQSGIGKHELKRLRIWLPSIPEQQKITLILSKVDDLIQKTDEIIEQTQRLKKGLMQRLLTKGIGHQEFKPIKFLFGKKFEMPMEWNVAKLINLCKEKPQYGAAVAAVKYDPSLPRYIRITDITNEGSLNSEAVSITEEDANGYLMSEGEILFARTGATVGKTYLYNKEDGLCAFAGYLIKFTPDETKLDAKFLFHYTHSDNYWRWLLSNFTQGVQPNVNAEQYSHLPLLMPPIEEQRKIADILDTITAKVKQELNHKSQLELLKKGLMQKLLTGQIRVKV, from the coding sequence ATGACAGTGATAAAGGAAATTGTATACCCATATCTTACTTCAACTGGAATCTATGATCTTCCGCATGATTGGCTAGTCACCGATATAGATTCGGTAATAACCAATATACAATCAGGGTTTGCTTCGGGAGAAAGAGATCCGAACGGAGTTGTCCAAATGAGAATGAATAACATTACTTCAGATGGACAGCTTAACTTTGAGGAATTACTTAAGGTGCCAAAACCACCGGATTTGGCTGAATATGATATAAAGAAAGATGACATCCTTTTCAATAATACTAATAGTCTAGATCTTATCGGCAAGACTGCAATAGCCCGAGATGACTTGGAATATACATTTTCCAATCATATCACAAGAATCCGGGTTGATAAGAACAAGGTTATTCCCTATTGGCTATATTTGATCCTACTAAGATACAGAGAAAGATCAGTCTTTAAATCAATTTGCAATACGCATGTTGGACAATCTGGAATAGGTAAACATGAACTCAAGAGATTAAGAATATGGCTTCCATCTATACCTGAACAGCAAAAAATCACTCTAATCCTCTCCAAAGTTGATGACCTCATCCAGAAAACAGATGAGATTATCGAACAGACTCAACGGCTCAAGAAAGGTCTGATGCAGAGGCTGTTGACAAAGGGGATTGGACATCAGGAGTTCAAACCAATCAAGTTTCTTTTTGGCAAGAAATTTGAAATGCCTATGGAATGGAATGTTGCAAAGCTTATCAACCTGTGCAAAGAGAAACCACAGTACGGAGCCGCGGTGGCTGCCGTCAAATACGATCCATCATTGCCAAGATACATCAGAATCACCGATATCACCAATGAGGGATCACTAAACTCAGAGGCTGTTTCAATAACAGAAGAGGATGCTAATGGCTATCTAATGTCAGAGGGCGAAATATTGTTCGCCAGAACAGGAGCAACTGTTGGAAAGACATATTTGTATAACAAAGAGGATGGCTTATGCGCCTTTGCAGGTTATCTAATTAAGTTCACACCTGATGAGACAAAACTGGATGCAAAATTTCTATTCCACTATACACACTCGGATAATTATTGGAGATGGCTGCTTTCTAACTTCACGCAAGGCGTTCAGCCTAACGTTAACGCAGAGCAGTATTCGCATCTTCCATTATTAATGCCGCCAATCGAGGAACAAAGAAAAATTGCAGAT
- a CDS encoding type I restriction-modification system subunit M, whose amino-acid sequence MARKDAAAEKQRVNHTLFNQKVTFEFLKSHLWSAADILRGSLDASEYRQPVMTLLFLKRLNDTFEENAEKLLENGKGGKDQRLRLGHKFFVPKEARWSVLASASENIGEKIDHVCRILEQENPKKLEGILTNTKYNDKKKYPDDRLRKLIAHFNSPRLRNSDLEKEDIFGDAYEYLLEQFADETKKKGGEFFTPKEVVKLLVELVQPQEKMSICDPTCGSGGMLIQSAKYVEHNKGNARNLILEGQESNYGNLAMCKMNMVLHDIEDFNIEYGDVLAEPKLVDGGKLKTYDRVLANFPFSMDWDNAGAAKDPYGRFRYGIPPAKDKADFAFIQHMLASLNEKGRAAIVCSQGILFRGGEEEEIRKNMILGDPQKGLQGDVIEGIVALPEKLFYGTGIPGCILLLNKDKPKERKNKIIFIYAAKDYEEGKNRNKLRQRDIDKITSAFKNYKDIDRYCHIAELDEIKENEFNLNVPRYVDISEPEEEIDIQKALNELSKLEKERSLLEREVKSELEQMGFRI is encoded by the coding sequence TTGGCAAGAAAAGATGCGGCTGCTGAAAAACAGCGGGTCAATCATACGTTATTCAACCAGAAAGTAACTTTTGAATTCCTAAAGTCCCACCTCTGGAGCGCAGCTGACATACTGAGGGGATCGCTTGATGCAAGCGAGTATCGCCAGCCGGTCATGACCCTGTTGTTTCTCAAAAGGCTGAATGACACTTTTGAGGAGAATGCGGAGAAGCTTTTGGAAAATGGAAAGGGTGGAAAAGACCAGCGGCTTAGGCTCGGCCACAAGTTCTTTGTACCAAAGGAGGCAAGATGGTCGGTACTTGCTAGCGCTTCAGAAAACATTGGCGAAAAGATTGATCATGTCTGCAGGATTCTGGAGCAAGAGAACCCGAAGAAGCTAGAAGGCATTCTTACCAATACAAAGTATAATGACAAGAAAAAGTATCCTGACGACAGGCTGCGAAAGCTGATTGCGCATTTCAATTCTCCTCGGCTGCGGAACTCTGATCTGGAGAAGGAGGACATCTTTGGCGACGCGTACGAATACCTGCTTGAGCAGTTCGCCGATGAGACAAAGAAAAAGGGCGGCGAGTTCTTTACTCCAAAAGAAGTCGTCAAGCTTTTGGTGGAACTTGTCCAGCCGCAGGAAAAGATGAGCATCTGCGACCCCACGTGCGGCTCCGGCGGCATGCTCATCCAGTCTGCCAAGTATGTCGAGCATAACAAGGGCAATGCTAGAAATCTGATTCTTGAAGGTCAGGAGAGCAACTATGGCAACTTGGCCATGTGCAAGATGAACATGGTGCTGCACGACATTGAAGATTTCAACATAGAGTATGGCGACGTTTTGGCCGAGCCAAAGCTTGTAGACGGCGGAAAGCTAAAGACGTACGACAGAGTGCTTGCAAACTTTCCCTTCAGCATGGACTGGGACAATGCCGGCGCAGCCAAAGACCCGTACGGCAGGTTCAGGTATGGAATACCGCCAGCCAAGGACAAGGCAGATTTTGCATTTATCCAGCACATGCTTGCAAGCCTGAATGAAAAAGGACGGGCTGCAATCGTCTGTTCACAGGGTATTCTGTTCAGGGGAGGAGAAGAGGAAGAAATACGCAAGAACATGATTCTTGGAGACCCGCAGAAAGGCCTGCAGGGCGATGTGATTGAAGGAATTGTTGCATTGCCTGAAAAGCTGTTTTACGGAACTGGAATTCCTGGCTGCATACTGCTGTTGAACAAGGACAAGCCAAAAGAGCGAAAGAACAAGATAATCTTCATCTACGCGGCCAAGGACTATGAAGAAGGAAAGAACCGCAACAAGCTGAGGCAGCGGGACATTGACAAGATAACCTCTGCTTTCAAGAATTACAAAGACATTGACAGGTACTGCCATATTGCTGAGCTGGATGAAATCAAGGAAAATGAGTTTAACCTGAATGTGCCAAGGTATGTGGATATTTCAGAACCGGAAGAAGAAATCGATATTCAAAAGGCCCTAAATGAGCTAAGCAAACTCGAAAAAGAAAGAAGCTTACTCGAAAGGGAAGTCAAGAGTGAGCTTGAGCAGATGGGTTTCAGAATATGA
- a CDS encoding winged helix-turn-helix transcriptional regulator yields the protein MSETPAAEAKPGTTCAVIDIWEVLGKRWSLLIIKNLRTKETIRFNELKRALSGISSTVLSERLLELEREGLVTKKIYPEVPPRVEYSLTAQAKELEVIIKELAHWVGRWKRPQSVAQTVTKKEEPSSTTAS from the coding sequence ATGTCTGAAACACCAGCAGCAGAGGCCAAGCCTGGCACTACGTGCGCGGTAATCGACATCTGGGAGGTCCTGGGCAAGCGCTGGTCGCTTCTCATCATAAAGAACCTCCGCACAAAAGAGACTATACGCTTTAACGAGTTAAAGAGGGCGTTATCGGGAATCAGCAGCACGGTGCTGTCAGAGCGCCTGCTGGAGCTAGAGCGCGAGGGCCTCGTAACGAAAAAGATCTACCCCGAGGTCCCGCCCCGCGTGGAATACAGCCTGACCGCGCAGGCAAAAGAGCTTGAAGTGATAATAAAAGAGCTGGCGCACTGGGTAGGCCGCTGGAAGCGCCCCCAGAGCGTCGCCCAGACAGTGACGAAAAAGGAAGAGCCAAGTAGTACTACAGCTTCCTGA
- a CDS encoding Ntn hydrolase family protein (cleaves peptide bonds), which produces MAEAGAGAGFSNRYPSFYGPEGRLVLVDSALEAVNRGSTTIGIKTPSFALLASHIKPARPLMEPTEKVFPVDGHVGATGSGYIGDILQLIDELRLEAQKHRLSFESPIDIGSLTKHLGGYLHNYTIYAVRPQAASVIIAGADQTGVHMYQVDPSGTYFRGAGFAIGQSADSALDVIQREYSADMTVEQAVQLGNRAIEKALGERPVVETGVVTAKEGKFRKL; this is translated from the coding sequence ATGGCAGAAGCTGGTGCTGGCGCAGGGTTCAGCAACCGTTACCCCTCCTTCTACGGGCCGGAAGGCAGGCTCGTGCTGGTGGACAGCGCGCTAGAGGCAGTGAACAGGGGCTCGACGACAATTGGGATCAAGACGCCAAGCTTTGCGCTCCTTGCAAGCCACATCAAGCCTGCAAGGCCGCTGATGGAGCCGACCGAAAAGGTGTTCCCTGTCGACGGCCACGTGGGGGCGACAGGCTCGGGATACATCGGCGACATACTGCAGCTCATAGACGAGCTGAGGCTTGAGGCGCAAAAGCACAGGCTCTCATTTGAGAGCCCAATCGACATCGGCTCGCTGACAAAGCACCTCGGGGGCTACCTGCACAACTACACCATCTACGCGGTGAGGCCGCAGGCGGCGTCGGTGATAATCGCAGGCGCCGACCAGACGGGCGTGCATATGTACCAGGTGGACCCAAGCGGCACGTACTTCCGCGGGGCCGGCTTTGCGATAGGCCAGTCGGCTGACAGCGCGCTAGACGTCATCCAGCGCGAGTACAGCGCCGACATGACGGTGGAGCAGGCTGTCCAGCTGGGCAACAGGGCAATAGAAAAGGCACTTGGCGAGCGCCCTGTCGTCGAGACAGGGGTGGTGACCGCAAAGGAGGGCAAGTTCAGGAAGCTGTAG
- a CDS encoding Ntn hydrolase family protein, with protein MTTIVGIKTREGVVLGSDKRASKGFFIGSKITQKIAKVDDTLAVAIAGQLSDAEYLIKVAKAERKLMELRRGFPLTVKESARLIANLTYSGLKNYQPYFVELLVAGVDEQGGHVYTADMSGAIIGEDFASSGSGSPIAYGVLESLYRKDVTNEEAKEIATKAVAAAMERDPGSGNGIDTMVIPNLVAATTVSSNNNSKEASY; from the coding sequence ATGACAACGATAGTCGGCATCAAGACCAGGGAAGGAGTCGTGCTCGGCTCCGACAAGAGGGCGAGCAAGGGCTTTTTCATCGGGTCCAAGATAACGCAAAAGATAGCCAAGGTAGACGACACCCTGGCAGTGGCAATAGCGGGCCAGCTGTCAGACGCAGAGTACCTGATAAAGGTGGCCAAGGCCGAGCGCAAGCTGATGGAGCTTCGCAGGGGCTTTCCGCTCACCGTCAAGGAATCCGCGCGGCTGATAGCCAACCTGACGTACTCGGGGCTAAAGAACTACCAGCCCTATTTTGTAGAGCTGCTGGTGGCAGGAGTCGACGAGCAGGGCGGGCACGTGTACACGGCAGACATGAGCGGCGCAATCATCGGCGAGGACTTTGCATCCTCCGGCTCGGGCTCGCCCATAGCGTACGGTGTGCTTGAGAGCCTCTACCGCAAGGACGTCACAAACGAGGAGGCAAAAGAGATCGCGACAAAGGCAGTCGCCGCGGCGATGGAGCGCGACCCGGGCTCTGGCAACGGCATCGACACGATGGTGATACCAAACCTAGTGGCAGCTACCACTGTCAGCAGCAACAATAACAGCAAGGAGGCGTCGTACTAG
- a CDS encoding MarR family transcriptional regulator has product MSQVEKDADAIAQKLEQEGSSQKGEVVASSGKHSQVLVQNNENEFSAEDLHGNDTKILSLLNEEEGSNYSFKGMMRKLHIHQQSLARALHRLEEMGLVERAQAGYRLSKVGGTTAAAAAATARTRRSVIAVPKGREYMQLLQTYIPVDIRPAEIVRALVGKWFRNLRWVGLIESGTGFTLQWASDDGSFQINLRMVSDYVVIETNAASEREKLQAMVGSYAIYEQITKILQDRLAPANAYVLRQPALQQQQNN; this is encoded by the coding sequence ATGTCACAAGTGGAAAAGGACGCTGACGCCATAGCACAAAAGCTAGAGCAGGAAGGCAGTAGCCAGAAGGGAGAGGTCGTCGCTAGTAGCGGCAAGCATTCCCAGGTTCTCGTGCAGAACAACGAAAATGAATTCTCGGCAGAGGACCTCCACGGAAACGACACCAAGATACTTTCGCTCCTCAACGAGGAAGAGGGCTCGAACTACTCTTTCAAGGGCATGATGCGCAAGCTCCACATACACCAGCAGAGCCTCGCAAGGGCGCTCCACAGACTGGAAGAGATGGGCCTGGTGGAAAGGGCGCAGGCAGGCTACAGGCTGAGCAAGGTTGGAGGGACAACAGCTGCTGCCGCAGCAGCAACTGCAAGGACAAGAAGGAGCGTCATAGCAGTGCCAAAGGGCAGGGAGTACATGCAGCTGCTCCAGACGTACATCCCCGTGGACATCAGGCCGGCAGAGATTGTGCGCGCCCTTGTAGGCAAGTGGTTCCGCAACCTCCGCTGGGTCGGGCTCATTGAAAGCGGCACGGGCTTTACCCTGCAGTGGGCAAGCGACGACGGCTCGTTCCAGATAAACCTCAGGATGGTGTCCGACTATGTCGTTATCGAGACAAACGCCGCGTCAGAACGGGAAAAGCTGCAGGCGATGGTAGGCTCGTACGCGATATACGAGCAGATAACAAAAATCCTTCAGGACCGGCTTGCGCCGGCAAACGCGTACGTGCTGCGCCAGCCCGCGCTGCAACAGCAGCAGAACAACTAG
- a CDS encoding type II toxin-antitoxin system HicB family antitoxin, with protein sequence MSVKKTVGSRRFTIRVQNAPEGGYTGQCVEMPGAISEGETIEELKANMTEAIQLVLDTLEEQAKNDRKIVIEIPN encoded by the coding sequence ATGTCTGTCAAGAAAACCGTCGGCTCCAGAAGGTTCACTATAAGGGTGCAGAATGCACCCGAGGGGGGCTACACGGGGCAGTGTGTGGAGATGCCCGGAGCCATAAGCGAGGGTGAGACTATAGAAGAGCTGAAGGCCAACATGACAGAAGCCATACAGCTGGTTTTGGACACACTTGAAGAACAGGCAAAGAACGACAGAAAGATCGTCATCGAGATCCCCAACTGA
- a CDS encoding type II toxin-antitoxin system HicA family toxin has protein sequence MSLRNHGYREVLKVLRKHGFVVRRQRGSHIILMHPDGRYATVPRHDPIKEPTLKSILDQAKISTEEFLREA, from the coding sequence ATGAGCCTGCGGAACCACGGATACAGGGAGGTCCTCAAGGTTCTCCGCAAGCACGGTTTTGTGGTAAGGAGGCAGAGGGGCAGCCACATCATCCTGATGCACCCTGACGGAAGATACGCCACAGTGCCCCGTCACGACCCCATCAAGGAACCTACCCTGAAGTCCATACTTGACCAAGCAAAGATATCGACCGAAGAGTTCCTGCGGGAAGCCTGA
- a CDS encoding SUI1 family translation initiation factor, translating to MSDDFSMDELVKELDKERARIIISKDIRKWNKPTTVISGLHDRKDAPEITRKLKTRIGTGGTFKDGQIILQGDHRDTVKSMLVSMGFGEDSIEVM from the coding sequence GTGTCTGACGATTTTTCTATGGACGAGCTCGTAAAAGAGCTTGACAAGGAGCGGGCGCGGATAATAATATCAAAAGACATCCGCAAATGGAACAAACCTACCACCGTCATCTCGGGCCTGCACGACCGCAAGGACGCGCCAGAGATCACAAGAAAGCTAAAGACAAGGATCGGGACGGGCGGCACGTTCAAAGACGGCCAGATAATACTGCAGGGCGACCACAGGGACACAGTCAAGAGCATGCTCGTCTCGATGGGCTTTGGCGAGGACTCGATCGAGGTAATGTAG
- a CDS encoding S1C family serine protease has protein sequence MIPVDENTLVNAVDKVSKSVVNIASVRMMHDQLFRVFPVEGVGSGVVIDEQGYILTNNHVIDDAERLKVTFADGKVLRGKVVGTDEATDLAVIKVESDGPLPAAPLGDSAALKAGQIVIAIGNPFGLTGGPTVTAGIVSSLKRSIQARTGVLELIQTDAAINPGNSGGPLVNTKGEVIAINTANMPYAQGIGFAVPINTAKAILKELVEKGRVSRPWIGIASVKVTPQLARHFGLPPSSAGALVAGVEPYSPADDAGLRRGDIIEEIDGSAVDDPSQVASHVKGKKPGSRIAVTVNRYGRQFQVGVEVDERPS, from the coding sequence ATGATACCAGTTGACGAAAACACACTCGTAAACGCGGTGGACAAGGTAAGCAAGAGCGTCGTGAACATTGCAAGCGTGCGCATGATGCACGACCAGCTGTTCCGCGTCTTTCCAGTAGAAGGAGTCGGCTCGGGCGTAGTCATCGACGAGCAGGGCTACATCCTGACCAACAACCACGTCATCGACGACGCAGAGCGGCTGAAGGTGACGTTTGCAGACGGCAAGGTGCTCCGCGGCAAGGTGGTCGGGACAGACGAGGCGACCGACCTTGCGGTGATAAAGGTCGAGTCAGATGGTCCCCTGCCTGCGGCCCCGCTTGGCGACTCGGCAGCTCTAAAGGCCGGCCAGATAGTGATAGCGATAGGCAACCCATTTGGGCTGACTGGCGGGCCGACCGTCACCGCCGGCATCGTCAGCTCGCTGAAGAGGAGCATACAGGCAAGGACGGGCGTGCTTGAACTGATACAGACCGATGCTGCGATAAACCCCGGCAACTCGGGCGGGCCGCTTGTCAACACCAAGGGCGAAGTGATAGCGATAAACACCGCCAACATGCCGTACGCGCAGGGGATCGGCTTTGCAGTCCCCATCAACACCGCCAAGGCGATACTGAAGGAGCTCGTGGAAAAGGGCAGGGTGAGCCGGCCGTGGATCGGGATAGCGTCGGTAAAGGTGACGCCGCAGCTTGCCCGGCACTTTGGCCTTCCGCCAAGCTCTGCCGGCGCGCTGGTCGCAGGAGTGGAGCCCTACAGCCCTGCAGACGACGCGGGGCTGAGGAGGGGCGACATCATCGAGGAGATAGACGGGAGCGCGGTGGACGACCCGTCGCAGGTGGCGTCGCACGTCAAGGGCAAAAAGCCTGGCAGCAGGATCGCGGTGACCGTGAACCGCTATGGGCGGCAGTTCCAGGTGGGCGTGGAGGTGGACGAGCGCCCCTCCTGA
- a CDS encoding NADPH-dependent FMN reductase produces MSINELKILGVAGSMREGSYSKRALKVALESAKKHGAQVRMLELAKADLPMYASSGASSSPALAKVAADVEWADAFILASPDFHGSISGALKNFLDYFYEEFAGKVFGYIVASHEKGLTVMDQMRTAVRQCYGWSMPYGVSINGEQDFSAGQLSNPRIEQRLNMMGRDLVTYGRLIRGQFLQDLAGSDSETFAARYR; encoded by the coding sequence ATGTCAATAAATGAACTTAAGATCCTCGGAGTAGCGGGCAGCATGCGCGAGGGCTCGTACAGCAAGCGGGCGCTAAAGGTGGCGCTAGAGAGCGCCAAGAAGCACGGCGCGCAGGTGCGCATGCTGGAACTTGCCAAGGCAGACCTCCCGATGTACGCTTCTTCGGGTGCGAGCTCGTCGCCGGCGCTTGCCAAGGTGGCGGCAGACGTGGAATGGGCCGACGCGTTCATACTTGCGTCTCCGGACTTCCACGGCTCGATCTCTGGCGCGCTAAAGAATTTCCTCGACTATTTTTACGAGGAGTTTGCCGGCAAGGTGTTCGGCTATATCGTCGCGTCGCACGAAAAGGGCCTGACGGTGATGGACCAGATGCGCACGGCTGTGCGCCAGTGCTACGGCTGGAGCATGCCCTACGGCGTGTCTATAAACGGCGAGCAGGACTTTTCCGCCGGCCAGCTGTCAAACCCGAGGATAGAGCAGAGGCTGAACATGATGGGCCGCGACCTTGTCACGTACGGCAGGCTGATCAGGGGCCAGTTCCTGCAGGACCTTGCAGGAAGCGACAGCGAAACGTTTGCCGCGCGCTACCGCTAG
- a CDS encoding pirin family protein, with product MTIKIVRASEHFHHEEGDWLSTYWHFSFDFYRDPQNMGFGPLRVFNDDVIKPGKGFGFHPHRDMEIVTYVIDGELEHRDDKGNHGVISAGEIQRMTAGTGIVHSEYNHSKEKPLRLLQMWVQADRRGIEPSWEQQKFGASERRDRLLPIVVAEGANNAGRAVHIHQDASMHVSSLGAGKQVEHVLAQDRKAYVFVIDGRGVVTLNGHKMQKQDAARIEGESKVLIKAADDNKQPAEILLVDLPGRYDVNK from the coding sequence GTGACAATAAAAATAGTCAGGGCCAGCGAGCACTTCCACCACGAGGAAGGGGACTGGCTGTCGACGTACTGGCACTTTTCATTTGACTTTTACCGCGACCCGCAGAACATGGGCTTTGGGCCGCTGCGCGTGTTCAACGACGACGTGATAAAGCCGGGCAAGGGCTTCGGGTTCCACCCGCACCGCGACATGGAGATAGTCACCTATGTCATCGATGGCGAGCTGGAGCACCGCGATGACAAGGGAAACCACGGCGTCATCTCTGCAGGCGAGATCCAGAGGATGACTGCCGGCACCGGCATCGTGCACTCGGAGTACAACCACTCGAAGGAAAAGCCGCTCAGGCTGTTGCAGATGTGGGTGCAGGCAGACAGGCGCGGCATTGAACCGTCATGGGAGCAGCAAAAGTTTGGCGCAAGCGAGCGCAGGGACCGGCTGCTTCCGATAGTGGTCGCAGAAGGCGCAAACAACGCCGGCAGGGCGGTGCACATACACCAGGACGCCTCAATGCACGTGTCGTCGCTTGGCGCAGGCAAGCAGGTGGAGCATGTGCTTGCGCAGGATAGAAAGGCGTACGTCTTTGTCATCGACGGCAGAGGCGTTGTTACCTTAAACGGCCACAAGATGCAAAAACAGGATGCCGCAAGGATTGAAGGCGAAAGCAAGGTGTTGATAAAGGCTGCTGATGACAACAAGCAGCCGGCAGAGATTTTACTCGTCGACCTTCCGGGGAGATACGATGTCAATAAATGA
- a CDS encoding mechanosensitive ion channel family protein, with protein sequence MSGEILDYWPIFSILFSSMGISFVFKDYIADLLATVVIKKTKDIKPGTRIKVTGAGLGTTKGDVMDIGILRTTVMEVGDGERLPSVRTGRLIKVPNYMLINNPVMIYGDTIIDEAVAYVPRPYPDTQLLIDSMKDAIVGNGHGLIEVGLYQKDDRLIIHGVFEVKTSEMGDERSKILKDFLIKSRQISPVAEAPKVGTQVAEAGTMQEAAKPAAAAAAEKVVIPLANAERDD encoded by the coding sequence ATGTCCGGAGAGATCCTAGACTACTGGCCGATCTTTAGCATACTCTTTAGCTCGATGGGCATATCGTTCGTGTTCAAGGACTATATCGCCGACCTGCTTGCGACAGTGGTCATAAAAAAGACCAAGGACATCAAGCCCGGCACCAGAATAAAGGTCACGGGAGCCGGCCTTGGCACCACCAAGGGCGACGTGATGGACATCGGCATATTGAGGACGACGGTAATGGAAGTCGGCGACGGCGAGCGCCTGCCTTCTGTCAGGACCGGCAGGCTGATCAAGGTCCCCAATTACATGCTCATAAACAACCCGGTCATGATCTACGGCGACACCATCATAGACGAGGCGGTGGCGTACGTCCCCCGCCCGTACCCGGACACGCAGCTGCTGATAGACAGCATGAAGGACGCAATCGTGGGCAACGGCCACGGCCTCATCGAGGTCGGGCTGTACCAGAAGGACGACAGGCTCATCATCCACGGGGTGTTCGAGGTCAAGACGAGCGAGATGGGCGACGAGCGCAGCAAGATCCTCAAGGACTTTTTGATAAAGAGCAGGCAGATCAGCCCCGTCGCAGAGGCTCCCAAGGTCGGGACGCAGGTGGCAGAGGCAGGGACAATGCAGGAAGCCGCCAAGCCGGCGGCAGCTGCGGCAGCCGAAAAGGTTGTTATCCCGCTTGCAAACGCCGAACGCGATGATTGA
- a CDS encoding nicotinamide-nucleotide adenylyltransferase, whose amino-acid sequence MNNDHKFKRGLMTGRFQPFHNGHLALARQALSECDELVIVIGSAQFNFIEKDPFTAGERVMMIHAALAEAGVDLSKCYIIPVANDENNARWLAHLRSQVPSFDALYSGNDFVDHLARSQDPSLAVKRPKFTKRQEYNGSNIRSLIVAGKVKGWKHLVPPAVAKAIEDVGGVERIKVLARSDSNPARW is encoded by the coding sequence ATGAACAACGACCACAAGTTCAAGCGCGGCCTCATGACTGGGCGCTTCCAGCCGTTCCACAACGGCCACCTAGCCCTTGCAAGGCAGGCCCTTTCCGAGTGCGACGAGCTTGTAATAGTCATCGGGAGCGCGCAGTTCAACTTTATCGAGAAGGACCCGTTCACCGCCGGCGAGCGGGTGATGATGATACACGCGGCTCTTGCCGAGGCCGGCGTCGACTTGTCCAAATGCTATATCATACCGGTCGCAAACGACGAGAACAACGCCCGGTGGCTTGCACACCTCCGCTCGCAGGTCCCGTCCTTTGACGCCCTCTACTCGGGCAACGATTTCGTGGACCACCTCGCCCGGTCGCAGGACCCGTCGCTTGCCGTGAAAAGGCCGAAATTTACCAAGAGACAAGAGTACAACGGGAGCAACATACGCTCTCTCATAGTTGCAGGCAAAGTAAAGGGGTGGAAGCACCTGGTCCCGCCGGCGGTTGCAAAAGCCATTGAAGACGTCGGAGGCGTCGAGAGGATAAAGGTGCTTGCAAGGTCGGATTCAAACCCGGCAAGGTGGTAA